The following is a genomic window from Borrelia hispanica CRI.
ATTTATAAGATTTATTCTCAACACGAACATCTCTTTTAACACCAAAGAAACTTAAGATTTTACATGGATTTAAAATATAACAATTAATCCCCATATAACCTAATCTAACAAATTGATAATAATTATTATTAATATCATTAAAGTCAAATTTGTTCTTTGTAAGTGATGATATGTAATAATGCAAAGATAAAAAGTAACAACCCCAACGTCTAATCTCT
Proteins encoded in this region:
- a CDS encoding DUF261 domain-containing protein; amino-acid sequence: EIRRWGCYFLSLHYYISSLTKNKFDFNDINNNYYQFVRLGYMGINCYILNPCKILSFFGVKRDVRVENKSYKCLKDEFEISEVKIKNNIGSHFMATNNTEVLYDPLFLKDRGQEYHLKSKRIFRKI